In Helianthus annuus cultivar XRQ/B chromosome 3, HanXRQr2.0-SUNRISE, whole genome shotgun sequence, a single window of DNA contains:
- the LOC110929776 gene encoding chaperone protein dnaJ 11, chloroplastic, whose translation MIIETLTLTTSLGGPSLIFLNNNRLSPVTSTGKAYFRRQNPCNAVLHADPAVDSSSKTRFSLYEVLRVKRDATSNEIKAAYRNLAKVYHPDCSEIEKHDDRKFIEIHDAYATLCNPADRAMYDMKLNIRSAVGKRRGVCTFRRWETDQCW comes from the coding sequence ATGATCATCGAAACCCTAACACTAACCACATCGCTCGGGGGACCGTCCCTCATCTTCCTGAATAATAACCGGCTATCGCCGGTTACTTCAACCGGAAAAGCGTATTTCCGGCGTCAGAACCCTTGCAACGCCGTGCTACATGCCGATCCGGCGGTTGATTCGAGTTCTAAAACACGTTTTAGTCTCTACGAAGTTTTAAGAGTTAAACGTGACGCTACGTCTAACGAGATTAAGGCTGCTTACCGGAATTTAGCGAAGGTTTATCATCCGGATTGTTCTGAGATTGAGAAACATGATGACCGGAAGTTTATTGAGATTCATGATGCGTACGCTACGTTGTGTAATCCGGCGGATCGAGCGATGTATGATATGAAACTGAACATACGATCGGCCGTCGGGAAAAGGCGGGGGGTTTGCACATTCCGGCGATGGGAGACTGACCAGTGTTGGTAG